Proteins encoded within one genomic window of Glandiceps talaboti chromosome 3, keGlaTala1.1, whole genome shotgun sequence:
- the LOC144432846 gene encoding protein sax-3-like — translation MRTNENSLVVKTLIIAWLLSYICIITASNVKDRPLREDRSEAVTSIPLPVFSQEPEDAYIVRNNPVMLTCTAAPATQINFKCNSDWVRPEDLILQETLDEKSNVQINTSIEITRDNVNSYFGVEEYWCQCVAWSGEGSITSRVAVIRLAYLRKRFQREPLSGNVERDSSFQMMCLPPQGNPEPMVYWEKDGNPINVEEDSNFSITADGSLIISQARLADTGNYTCVAVNIASIRRSDTAELNVYYLGRHFEREPLSGNVEIGSSFQMMCRPPQGYPEPMVYWDKDGKLINVEEDPNFLITSDGSLIISQARLADTGNYTCGAGNMAGFRRSNTAELNVYAVTSIMLPVFSQEPEDANFVGNNPVRLTCIAAPATQINFKCNSDFVRPEDHIVHETLDEEGNVQISTSIEITRDNLDLNFGVEEYWCQCVAWNGESSITSRIAVIRLAYLGRHFEREPLSGNVEIGSSFQMMCRPPQGYPEPMLYWDKDGKLINVEEDPNFFITTDGSLIISQARLADTGNYTCGAGNMAGIRRSDTAELNVYGAEDKIIINQALADLLAKFGLIVCQDHGTIGIQCLESPNTCVTSDMICNGRQDCTWSRPFIFDDEDPSLCEEEASYIVTKRSDDLGEEVVLMKVLTFLQNHTQ, via the exons CTGTTACAAGTATCCCGCTACCAGTGTTTAGTCAAGAACCAGAGGATGCCTATATTGTTAGAAACAATCCAGTTATGCTGACCTGTACAGCAGCACCAGCAACACagatcaatttcaaatgtaattcAGACTGGGTCAGACCAGAAGACCTTATTCTCCAAGAAACCTTGGATGAAAAGAGCAATGTACAGATAAATACTTCTATTG AAATAACTCGTGACAACGTGAATTCATATTTTGGAGTTGAGGAGTATTGGTGTCAATGTGTTGCCTGGAGTGGGGAAGGTTCCATTACAAGTAGAGTCGCTGTTATCAGGCTTGCTT ATCTTCGTAAACGTTTTCAGAGAGAGCCATTAAGTGGCAATGTCGAAAGAGACAGCTCATTCCAGATGATGTGTTTGCCTCCGCAAGGGAATCCTGAACCGATGGTATACTGGGAAAAAGATGGAAATCCGATAAACGTGGAGGAAGATTCTAATTTCTCGATCACAGCTGATGGAAGTTTAATCATCAGCCAGGCTAGGCTAGCTGATACTGGAAATTATACATGTGTAGCAGTTAATATTGCTAGTATTAGAAGAAGCGATACCGCCGAGTTAAATGTATATT ATCTTGGTAGACATTTTGAGAGAGAGCCATTAAGTGGCAATGTCGAAATAGGAAGCTCATTCCAGATGATGTGTCGGCCTCCGCAAGGGTATCCTGAACCGATGGTATACTGGGATAAAGATGGAAAACTGATAAACGTGGAGGAAGATCCTAATTTTTTGATCACATCTGATGGAAGTTTAATTATCAGCCAGGCTAGGCTAGCCGATACTGGAAATTATACATGTGGAGCAGGTAATATGGCTGGTTTTAGAAGAAGTAATACCGCCGAGTTAAATGTGTATG CTGTCACAAGTATCATGCTACCAGTGTTTAGTCAAGAACCAGAGGATGCCAATTTTGTTGGAAACAATCCAGTTAGGCTGACCTGTATAGCAGCACCAGCAAcacaaataaatttcaaatgtaattcAGACTTTGTCAGACCAGAAGACCATATTGTCCATGAAACCCTGGATGAAGAGGGCAATGTACAGATAAGTACCTCTATTG AAATAACTCGTGACAACTTGGATTTAAATTTTGGAGTTGAAGAGTATTGGTGTCAATGTGTTGCCTGGAATGGGGAAAGTTCCATTACAAGTAGAATCGCTGTTATCAGGCTTGCTT ATCTTGGTAGACATTTTGAGAGAGAGCCATTAAGTGGCAATGTCGAAATAGGAAGCTCATTCCAGATGATGTGTCGGCCTCCGCAAGGGTATCCTGAACCGATGTTATACTGGGATAAAGATGGAAAACTGATAAACGTGGAGGAAGATCCTAatttttttatcacaactgaTGGAAGTTTAATTATCAGCCAGGCTAGGCTAGCTGATACTGGAAATTATACATGTGGAGCAGGTAATATGGCTGGTATTAGAAGAAGTGATACCGCCGAGTTAAATGTGTATG gGGCTgaagataaaataataataaaccaAGCCCTTGCTGATCTATTAGCAAAATTTGGTCTCATTG TTTGTCAGGACCATGGTACCATTGGAATCCAGTGCTTGGAATCACCGAATACTTGTGTTACGTCGGATATGATATGTAACGGTCGACAGGATTGTACTTGGTCTCGGCCTTTCATTTTCGATGATGAAGATCCTTCATTGTGCGAGGAAGAGGCTTCCT ACATCGTTACAAAGAGATCAGATGATCTTGGTGAGGAAGTAGTCCTGATGAAGGTGTTGACTTTCCTGCAGAACCATACACAGTAG